The Penicillium oxalicum strain HP7-1 chromosome IV, whole genome shotgun sequence genome contains a region encoding:
- a CDS encoding Mitotic-spindle organizing protein 1 translates to MPPQDPVDKRQAAREVIDILQEISELLNTNLDRTELSLCVSLIENGVNPDALATVIKDLRKEATNTKRLSRAPASATAD, encoded by the exons ATGCCACCCCAAGATCCCGTCGACAAGCGCCAAGCCGCCCGCGAGGTCATTGATATCCTCCAGGAAATCTCCGAGCTACTA AACACCAACCTCGATCGTACAGAGCTCTCGCTGTGCGTGTCATTGATTGAGAATGGGGTCAACCCCGATGCGCTTGCG ACGGTGATCAAGGATTTAAGAAAAGAGGCTACGAACACTAAACGTTTGTCACGCGCGCCTGCTTCTGCTACAGCGGATTGA